A genomic stretch from Prochlorococcus marinus str. MIT 9312 includes:
- a CDS encoding glycosyltransferase family 2 protein: MNVSIVIPTYNRKPILEKCLVALENQKLNANISNYEIIVVDDGSTDGTSSWINNNKAYLPHVVLFQQEHGGPALGRNLGIIKSKYEIIIFIDSDLIVLENFITCHVNKLLVSWRKNNKKCFTYGSVVNTSNFLNPQSEKYKIMDTSFAYFATGNVAISKELILSVGLFDTSFSLYGWEDLELGERLKKIGTKLIKCPNAVGFHWHPPFNCEQIESLIAQEKERAKMALVFYKKHPNLRVRFMIQLTPLHNLLWQILCLGGLINVDRILPLLRFLVNVRRNRLALEILRIPLNMIYIKQLTKSK, encoded by the coding sequence ATGAATGTAAGTATTGTTATACCGACTTACAATAGAAAACCTATACTAGAGAAATGTCTTGTTGCACTTGAGAATCAGAAATTAAATGCAAATATTAGTAATTATGAAATTATAGTAGTTGATGATGGATCTACTGACGGAACAAGCTCTTGGATAAATAACAATAAAGCTTATCTCCCACACGTGGTTCTATTTCAACAAGAACATGGTGGACCAGCACTTGGAAGAAATCTTGGCATAATTAAATCGAAATATGAAATTATTATATTTATTGATAGTGATCTTATTGTTTTAGAAAATTTTATAACTTGTCATGTAAATAAATTACTTGTCTCTTGGAGAAAAAATAATAAAAAATGTTTTACCTATGGCTCGGTGGTCAATACATCTAATTTTCTAAATCCTCAGAGTGAAAAATATAAAATAATGGATACTTCTTTTGCTTACTTCGCAACTGGGAATGTTGCGATATCAAAAGAATTGATTTTAAGCGTTGGCTTATTTGATACTTCTTTTAGTCTTTACGGTTGGGAAGATTTAGAACTAGGAGAAAGATTAAAAAAAATAGGAACAAAGTTAATTAAATGTCCAAATGCTGTAGGTTTTCATTGGCACCCACCATTTAATTGCGAACAAATAGAATCATTAATAGCTCAGGAAAAAGAAAGGGCAAAAATGGCTTTAGTCTTTTATAAAAAACATCCAAATTTAAGGGTTAGATTTATGATTCAATTAACTCCCCTTCATAATTTACTTTGGCAGATTCTTTGCTTGGGAGGACTAATCAATGTTGATAGAATCCTTCCTTTATTAAGATTTCTTGTAAATGTAAGAAGAAATAGACTCGCACTTGAGATACTTAGGATCCCTCTAAATATGATTTATATAAAACAGTTAACTAAATCAAAATAA
- the rpsB gene encoding 30S ribosomal protein S2, whose amino-acid sequence MAVVSLSEMMEAGAHFGHQTRRWNPKMSKYIYCARNGVHIIDLVKTALCMNNAYKWTRNAAKGGKRFLFVGTKKQASDVVAQEATRCGAAYVNQRWLGGMLTNWTTMKARIERLKDLERMESSGSIAMRPKKEAAVLRRELERLQKYLGGLKGMRRLPDVVVLVDQRRETNAVLEARKLDISLVSMLDTNCDPDLCEVPIPCNDDAVRSVQLILGRLADAINEGRKASNNEKN is encoded by the coding sequence ATGGCTGTTGTATCACTATCTGAAATGATGGAAGCTGGTGCTCATTTTGGGCATCAAACTAGACGTTGGAATCCCAAAATGTCTAAGTACATATATTGTGCGAGAAATGGAGTACATATTATTGATCTTGTGAAAACAGCATTATGTATGAACAATGCATATAAATGGACAAGGAACGCAGCGAAAGGTGGTAAACGTTTTCTATTTGTTGGGACAAAAAAACAAGCATCAGATGTGGTTGCCCAGGAAGCTACTCGATGCGGTGCTGCATATGTAAATCAGAGATGGCTTGGAGGTATGTTGACTAATTGGACAACTATGAAAGCTAGGATTGAAAGATTGAAGGATCTAGAAAGAATGGAAAGTAGTGGTTCAATAGCAATGAGGCCTAAAAAAGAAGCTGCAGTTTTAAGGAGAGAACTTGAAAGATTACAAAAATACTTGGGTGGACTAAAGGGCATGAGAAGATTGCCAGATGTTGTGGTTTTGGTGGATCAGAGAAGAGAAACTAATGCAGTTCTAGAAGCTAGAAAATTAGATATTTCACTAGTCTCAATGTTGGATACAAACTGTGATCCAGATTTGTGTGAAGTTCCCATTCCATGTAACGATGATGCAGTTAGATCTGTTCAACTTATTTTAGGAAGGCTTGCAGATGCTATTAATGAAGGCAGGAAGGCTTCTAATAACGAAAAAAATTAA
- the tsf gene encoding translation elongation factor Ts encodes MGNITAKLVKDLRDKTGAGMMDCKKALNETDGNVDKALEWLRKKGIASAEKKSGRIAAEGSIGSYIHTGSRVGVLLELNCETDFVARGDIFQSLLKDVSMQVAACPNVEYVSIDEIPEDVVEKEKQIEMGRDDLSGKPEQIKEKIVEGRIAKRLNELVLLSQPYIKDSSLTVEDLVKQAAAKIGENIKVRRFTRYTLGEGIEKNQMDFAEEVASMKSN; translated from the coding sequence ATGGGAAACATTACAGCAAAACTTGTAAAAGATCTTAGAGATAAGACTGGCGCAGGAATGATGGATTGCAAGAAAGCACTTAACGAAACTGACGGAAATGTAGATAAAGCTTTGGAATGGTTAAGAAAGAAAGGCATAGCTAGTGCAGAAAAGAAATCAGGAAGAATAGCAGCTGAAGGATCTATTGGTAGTTATATTCACACAGGATCAAGAGTCGGAGTTCTGCTAGAGTTAAATTGTGAAACTGATTTTGTTGCTAGAGGTGATATATTTCAATCTCTATTAAAGGATGTTTCAATGCAAGTAGCAGCCTGCCCGAATGTCGAGTATGTATCAATTGATGAAATTCCAGAAGATGTTGTTGAGAAAGAAAAGCAGATTGAAATGGGTAGAGATGATTTGTCAGGGAAACCAGAACAAATTAAAGAAAAAATAGTTGAAGGGAGAATAGCGAAAAGACTTAATGAGTTGGTTTTGCTTTCACAACCTTATATCAAAGATAGTTCACTTACTGTTGAGGATCTTGTTAAACAAGCAGCCGCAAAAATTGGAGAAAATATCAAAGTAAGACGCTTTACAAGATATACATTGGGTGAAGGTATAGAAAAAAATCAGATGGACTTTGCTGAAGAAGTAGCATCAATGAAATCAAACTAG